The Spirulina subsalsa PCC 9445 region CCCATAAGCTGTTAACCCGGTAATTTTCGCCCTCTGTTGAACCGTTGCGCTACTATCGGCTGGGGGAGGGCGAGATAACGGATTATGAATGATTGTCCCCCTAGCACTCCGAGGACTTTTCACCGATAATGAGAAGTGCAAATTCTACCCACCTACTGGACGATTGAACTGTGACAGACCCCAAGAGTTATAAGGACACCGTTAACCTGCCCAAAACCGACTTTAGTATGCGGGCAAATGCTGTGAAGCGTGAACCGGAAATCCAAGGGTTTTGGGAAGAGAACAAGATTTATGAAACCCTGTCACAGAACAACCCAGGGGAGATTTTTGTCCTACATGATGGCCCCCCCTATGCGAATGGTTCCCTGCACATGGGTCACGCCCTAAATAAAATTCTCAAGGATATTATCAATAAGTATCAGTTATTGCAAGGGCGCAAGGTGCGCTATGTGCCGGGATGGGATTGTCATGGTTTGCCCATTGAGTTAAAGGTGCTGCAAGCGATGAAGGCGAAGGAACGTCAAGCGCTCACGCCTTTAACGTTACGACAAAAGGCGCGGGATTTTGCCCTAAAAGCGATGGAGGAACAGCGCACGGGGTTTAAACGCTATGGGATTTGGGGGGACTGGGAAAACCCCTATTTGACCCTCAAACCGGAGTATGAGGCCGCCCAAATTGCGGTATTTGGCAAGATGGCGTTGAAGGGCTATATTTACCGGGGGTTAAAGTCGGTTCACTGGAGTCCGAGTTCTAAAACGGCGTTGGCGGAGGCGGAGTTAGAATATCCCGAAGGCCACACCTCGCGGAGTATTTATGTGGCGTTTCCTTTGGTGACGGCAGGGGAGAAGGTCGCCCAAGAGTTGGCTCCTTTTGTGGGGGAGTTGGGGGTGGCGATTTGGACGACGACTCCTTGGACGATTCCGGCGAATTTGGCGATCGCCGTTAACCCCCATCTGACCTATGCGGTGGTTGAGGTGGAAAACCCCCAAAATAGCCCCAAATACTTAATTGTAGCCGCCGAGTTAGTGGACCGATTGGCGGAAAAATTGGGCAAAACCTTGACCCCAAAAGTGACAATGAAGGGTCAAGCGTTGGAACAATGCACCTATAAACACCCCCTGTTTGACCGGGAAAGTCCCATCGTTATTGGGGGGGAATATGTCACGACGGAATCGGGGACGGGATTGGTACATACAGCCCCCGGTCATGGTCAAGAGGATTTTATTGTGGGTCAACGCTACGGTTTACCTGTATTATCCCCGGTGGATGAAGAGGGCAACTTTACGGAGGAAGCGGGGCCTTTTGCGGGGTTAAATGTACTCAATGGGGCTAATGAGGCGGTTATTCAGGCATTAGGGGAGGCAAAATCCTTGTTGTTGGAAGAGGATTATGTGCATAAATATCCCTACGATTGGCGGACGAAAAAACCGACGATTTTCCGGGCGACTGAACAGTGGTTTGCTTCGGTGGAAGGATTCCGAGATGCGGCGTTAAAGGCGATTGAGGAGGTGGAATGGATTCCCGCCCAAGGGAAAAACCGCATTACTCCCATGGTAAGCGATCGCAGTGATTGGTGTATTTCCCGTCAACGCAGTTGGGGCGTTCCCATTCCGGTGTTTTACGAGGAGGGAACGAACGAACCGTTACTAACGGAAGAAACCATCAATCATATTCAGGCCATTATTGCCGAAAAAGGCTCTAACGCTTGGTGGGAATTGTCGGTGGAGGAGTTACTCCCGGAGTCCTATCGCCACAATGGGAAAACCTACCGTAAGGGGATGGACACCATGGATGTATGGTTTGATTCTGGGTCCTCTTGGGCGGCTGTCGCCGATCAACGGGGTGAGTTAAAATATCCGGTTGAGATGTATTTAGAAGGGTCAGATCAACATCGTGGCTGGTTTCAATCCAGTTTATTAACCAGTGTGGCGGTGAATGGTCACGCCCCCTATAAAACGGTATTAACGCATGGGTTTGCCTTGGATGAAAAGGGCTACAAAATGAGTAAATCCCTCGGCAATGTGGTAGACCCCAATATTATTATCAATGGGGGCAAAAATCAGAAGCAAGATCCCCCCTATGGGGCTGATGTCTTGCGTTTGTGGGTGTCTTCGGTGGATTACTCCTCCGATGTGATGATTGGGTCAACGATCCTCAAACAATTAGCCGATAGCTACCGCAAGATTCGCAATACAGCGCGGTTTTTGTTGGGGAGTTTAGATGATTTTGACCCGGCTCAAAATGCCGTCCCTTATGAGGCGTTGCCGGAGTTGGATCGGTATATGCTCCATCGCATCTATGAGGTGTTTACGGAAGTCAATGATGCCTTTAAAACCTACCAGTTTTATCGCTTCTTCCAAACGGTGCAGAATTTCTGTGTGGTGGATTTGTCTAACTTCTACTTAGATATTGCCAAAGATCGGCTCTATATTTCCGCCGTCGATGCCCCACGTCGTCGCAGTTGTCAAACGGTATTGGCGATCGCACTAGAAAATCTCGCCCGTGCCATTGCTCCGGTTCTCTCCCACATGGCCGAGGATATCTGGCAATTTCTGCCCTACCCAACCCCCTATAAGTCGGTGTTTGAGTCCGGTTGGGTTAACATTGATCCCGCTTGGCAAAACCCCGAACTGGCGGCTACTTGGGACAAATTGCGGGATTTGCGCGATGGGGTGAATAAGGTCATGGAAGAGGCGCGCCGTGAGAAGATGATCGGGGCATCTTTAGAGGCGAAAGTGTTGTTATTGGTGGCGGATGAGGCCTTTAAGCAACAATTAGTCGGGTTTAATGAGGCCGATAGTTTAAGGACCAATGGGGTGGATGAGTTGCGTTATCTCTTCCTAGCCTCCCAAGTGGAATTAGTGGACAGTTTGGAGGCGGTAGAAAATGCCCCCTATAACAGTCAATCCGAGGGCTTAGGGATTGGCATTGTCAAGGCCGAGGGGGAAAAATGCGATCGCTGTTGGAACTACTCCACCCATGTAGGAACCAGTAGCGACGATCCCACCCTCTGTGAACGGTGCGTGGCCGCCCTTGGGGGGGAGTTTTAGCCAGGAGGGAAAGCGAGAGGGAATAGAGGGGTTTTTCGGCAAGCCCTAATTAGGGCTTGCTGAATAAGTCCGAGAGTTGGGGAATCGGGAGTCGGGAGTCGGGAGTCGGGAGTCGGGAATAGGCAATCGTGCCAGTTTTAGATGATCTGTTCCCTGTTAAGAGTTCCCTGCTTGCGGTGAAGGGGACTTTTCTTGACGAGACAATGCAATTGCATTACTCTGGAGGTAAGGCTTATCTGAGCAGATTATAAGCCCTGAAGTTGCTACGGAACTTACTATGACTGCCCAACCTATCCAACGCTTAGAATCTAAGCTGACTGCTCGTTATCAGACGACCGTCCCCGAGTCGGTTCGTAATGTCCTGGGCCTGAAGAAGCTCGATAAAATCAGCTATAATATCCTCTCTAACGGTCAGGTGGTGATTTCTCGTGCGGATTCCTACGAGAGCGAAACAGATCCGGTATTGGAGAAGTTTCTGAAGTTTTTAGCACGAGACCTCGAAAATAATCCTCAGCACTTGACAACTATTAACTCGGATTTAGTCAGTCGGGTTCAGTCATTGGTCGCTGATGTGGCGATTGATTTGAATGCCTCACTACCCGAGGAGGATGACTAGGATTGTCTGACGATGGGCCGTTAGTGATTAATGGATGGAATATCTTTGCCCATCCTCTTTTTATAGAGCAGGTTGAACAGCTTCTAACACAAGTTGAAAATTTGCGTCAGAAGGACCCTATAGGTTATCGAGAAAAAAATTCAACCAAACGTTTAGCGGCAATTGCGAAGTTGGCATTTGATGTCATCCCTCAAGATCCCACAAGGAATGAATATCGCCAAGGGTCTACTCTGGGAGATGAATATAAGCATTGGTTTCGAGCTAAGTTTTTTCAACAGTACCGATTATTTTTTCGATATCACCAAGACAGCAAAATCCTGGTTTTTGTCTGGGTCAATGATGAGAACTCAAAACGGGCCTATCAGAGTAAGACAGATGCTTATCGAGTTTTTCATAAAATGCTGAACAGTGGTTATCCACCGGATGACTGGGATGACTTAATGGCTGAGGTTCAAGAAGAAAGTGAGCGGTTAAAGCAGATAGCCAATGTAGAGTTGCCCTAATTTGAGATACTTTAGGCGATTTGGTCTGGCAACAACTAGCTAATATCTCGCCATAATTAGGGCTTGCTGAATAACTCTACTCGTGGGGCTAGGGAACAGGGAACGGGGAACAGGGAACAGGGGGAGCAGGGGAATAGTGGATAGTGAGTAGCCAAAACTCTTTTATTTTAGGCAACGGGGAACGGGGAACAGGGAACAGGGAACAGGGGGGGAGAGTTCCCAGATTCCCGATTCCTGACTCCTGATTACCCAACTCTCGGACTTATTCCCCCAGCCCCACTTATTCGGGCAAGGATTGACCCTTGATGATGGATTCAGACAGCATCACGGGGGTTGTGGCAGCCTGAAAAACGGAACTGTTGCTAATGGAACTATTCGCCAAGTTAAACAGGGGATTGGAGAGAATCCCGGCTAAAGTGGTGGCAACCAAGGAGAGGACTAACCCCACTTGTAAGGGACGCATTCCGGGCAAGTTCCAACGGATGGGGGGGTAGTTTTTCACGGTGTCGGACATTTCGTGGGGTTCTTTGACGACCATCATTTTGACCACACGAATGTAGTAGTAAATCGACACAACGCTAGTAACTAGACCTAAGAGGACTAAGCCATATAATCCCGCTTGCCAACCGACCCAGAAGAGGTAAATTTTCCCGAAGAAACCCGCTAGAGGGGGAATACCGCCCAAGGAGAGGAGACAGATACTCAGGGCAAGGGTTAGGAGGGGATCTTTTTGGTAGAGGCCGGAATATTCGGCGATTTGGTCGGTTCCGGTGCGGAGACTGAAGAGAATAACACAGGTGAAGGCTCCAAGGTTCATGAATAGGTAGATGAACAGATAGAAGACCATGCTGGCATAACCTGCGTCACTGCCAGCCACTAGACCAATCATGACGAAACCCGCTTGAGCAATGGAGGAGTAGGCTAACATCCGCTTCATGCTGGTTTGGGCGAGGGCGACGACGTTCCCCAGAATCATACTGAGGACGGCTAGGGCGGTAAAGATGAATTGCCATTCGGGGGTGACTTGTCCGAAGACGGTGACGAGGAGACGAATGGCGAGGGCAAATCCGGCCGCTTTGGAACCGACGGAGAGGAAGGCGACAACGGGGGTAGGTGAACCTTCGTAAACGTCGGGGGTCCATTGGTGGAAGGGAACGGCGGAGATTTTGAAGGCGATTCCGGCGATCGCAAATACTAAGGCAATGGCGACCCCTAATGACTGCCCACTGCTTAAATCGGTGAGTTGGGAGGCGATCGCATCTAAACGCACTTCTCCCCCCGATAAACCGTAGAGTAGGGACACCCCGTAGAGGAAAATGGCGGAACTGGCGGCCCCAATGAGCAGGTATTTTAAGGCCGCTTCATTGGATCGAGGATCTCGCTTGGTGTATCCCGTTAATAGGTAAGAGGAGATACTCAAGGTTTCGAGGGAGAGGAAGATCATCACCAGATCATTCGCTCCACAGAGGAACATGGCCCCCAGCGTCGCGGTGAGCAGAATGCTAACAAATTCCGCTAAAGCTGTTCCGGACTGTTGGATATAACGAATGGACATCAAAATGGTGAACGCGGTGGAGAGGACGATGGTTCCTCGAAAAACAATGCTGAGATTGTCGCTATTAAAACCGCCTAAAAAGCCGATGGTTTGACTATTATCCCACTGAAAATATAAGGCGACCACTGAGCCTAAAAGACCTGCGATCGCAACATAGGATAAGGAACGAGAGGCATTCCGGCCTAGAATAATATCCCCCACCAACACGACCATCAGGGTGATGATAACCAACCCCTCCGGCAAAATCACCCCCGCATTCAGTTGCGAGGCCACTGTACTTGAAAAGTCCATAGCGTATTTAGATTAATAGCACTCCGTTGAACGACCACGCCAATAAGCAGACGTAGTTTGCTTTTTTCTTAGATGAGCTTTTTAGGGGAAAAGAGGACAAGGCATCTTTTCCAAATCAAGGTAGAAGTCTTAGGTTCTAAGACCTAAACAGGAGCTTGTTCCTCTGCCCATTTTGCCTCCGCAGTGGCTCTGGGTCTGGTGATCAAGACTTGGAACAGTATATCATTGATGCCTGCCTTCATCACAGCATCTCAGAGTAGAGGTGCAACGCTTTCTAGAACCCAAAACTCGATCTCTGAACTCAGTTTGACCCAAAAAAACCAAGATTTTGCGGAGAAACTCGGTAGTTCTCCTCCTAGGGGCGCAACGGTTGCGGTTGCGGTAGGAGGCGGAATCGGTAAGATCAACAGAAGTCTGAGAAATTCTGATACACTCTGTTAACTTTCCTTCCCATCGGATCCCAATTGGATGTAGCATAAACCCAAGTTGAATATCAAACCCCATTTAATAAATAGAAATTATGCTGTTCCCAACCAGCGAAGTCTCTTTCTCCTCAGAGGTTCTGGATTCCCCGCAGCCCGTCATTGTCCATTTTTGGGCCCCTTGGTGCAAGATTTGCCAGCGCCTTGAGCCGATGTTATTAAAGTTTCAGCAGGAGTCGCCCCATCGGGTGAGGTTAGCTAGTGTTAATGCTGATGAAAGTTTAAAACTGGTGAATACTTACCGGGTGAAGATTTTGCCCACGGTTTTGGTCTTTGAACAAGGACAATTGATCCACCGGGTTGAAGGGTTTCAAGGATTAGATGATACTGCGCGATCGCTTCGTCAAGCTATTGAACAACGTATCGCAACCACAGCCTAGAGTTGAAAGTCCCCGGCCAATCTTGACAAGTTAAGACCCACTCGTTAGAAGTCAAGGAGTCGGGTGTCGGGTGTCGGGAATCGGGAATAGACATCTCCCCCTGTTCCCCGTTCCCCGTTCCCTAAACAGACAACTGCTCAGTTTTAACTTCTAGAGCATAGTCAGGAATACAGTTTTTCTGCATATAGTGGTGATACTCTGCGATCGCCTGATCACAGCGCTCCTCACTCCAACCGCAGTATTCCCGCAGGGTTTCCACCAACACCGGAAGCACCCCTAAACCGTAATTCTCCTGCATGGCAATAGTCGTCCGACGACGGGTAATGTCGAGCAAGGTTTCTGCCATCTCTGCCTGTACCGAGTAGACAATCTGGGCTTTAATATCCGGCAGATGGGGCGTGATTTGTTCAGCCAGTGCCGGATGTTCGTCCACCAGTGCCAACACTTCCCCCCCTTTGGCTCCATAGAGTAAAAACAGGTGATGGATACTGGCCACAGACACCCGATAGCGATAATCTTTAACCGCTTGTTGAATACGCGAATCTGTCGGTAAAATACACCCCGGCAGCGGAGCCTTCAGGGTGGGACAAGGAGGCACCGAACGCCCCAGTTTTTGATACACCAGATCCACCATTTCCTCTCCTACATGACGATAGGTGGTTAATTTCCCCCCAATGAGCGAGATTAAATTCTTCACCCCCTCGGAACTGTGGTCATGGAGAATATGTTTGCGGGTAAATTCCCCCGGTTTTTTCCCTTCCGCATAGGGGAGAGGACGCACCCCAGAGTAAGTAAACGTTACGTCAGAGCGGGTTAAATTGGCCGTGGGGATGATTAAATTGGTTTCTTGGAGTAAATAATCAATTTCGTTGTTATCGGCCTTTACGGTGTCGAGAGTGCCATCATAGAGCAGGTCTGTTGTGCCAATGAGAATCCGTCCTAAAAAGGGAACAATGAAAAAGGGACGGCCATCCGTTTTGGCTTCCACATATAAAGCCGTTTCGGGAGCCCCCGTAAAACGATTAACAATAATGTGACTGCCTTTCGTGCCGCCGATTTTGCGCTTTTTGCCAATGGGAGAAGGGGTATCTCCTGCTTTCCCCCGTTCGCAAACGCGATCCACCCAAGGCCCCGAGGTATTGACGACTATAGCTTGGGGGGTGGCAAGCACTGGGAATTCTGCTCCCGTCAAGACATCGCGACATTCTAATTGCTGAATGCGATCGCCTTCTCGCACCAAGGCCGTCACTTCTACATAATTTAACACCGTCGCCCCGGCCTGTTGTGCGTCTAGGATATTCTCCAAACAGAGACGTTCGGCATATTCCGCTTGAGCATCATAATATTGCGCTCCACCCTTCACCTTTTCTGTATCCAACGAGCGGAATAACTGCTTAAACTCTCCTCGGGGTAACATTCGATGACAAGGTACAGATTTGTCATAGCTGAAAACATCATAGAGCAACATTCCCGCCCAGATTTTCCAATAAGGGCGCGATCGCTCCTCATACACCGGAACCGTCAACATTAACGGTTTCACCAAATGGGGAGCCGTTTTTAACAGCACCTCCCGTTCCCGCAAAGACTCCCGCACTAAGGGAAACTCAAAATACTCTAGATAGCGTAACCCCCCATGAACTAAACGGGTAGACCAGCTTGAGGTTCCCCCCGCAAAGTCTCCCTTCTCAATTAAAATCGTCTTCAAGCCTCGTAAAGCGGCATCCCGAGCCACTCCGGCCCCGTTAACACCTCCGCCAATAATAATGAGATCATAGGTTTCGTTTGAGATAGTTTGGAAATGACGCATGATCAATGATGATGACTGCAAGAAACCCAATCCCCTGAATCGGGCTGGTTTCTCCCCCCATGCTATAGCGCTTCGTTAAGGTTGTTCAGGCAGAACTCCCCCAATCCCCTCTTTTTTCCCGTTTTTTTGCGTCTTAATCATGAAAGTTCAATCCATTCAACTCAAATATTTTAAAAAATTTCGAGACAAATTCCTCGACTTTACCGATCCAGAGACGGGATTAGCACAAGATATGATCCTGCTTGTGGGTCCCAATAGTGCAGGAAAAACCAGTATTTTACAAGCAATTGCTGCTACCCTAGGATGCGCAACGGGGCGACTCCAAAAACGCTCTGATTTGCAATGGGCCGGGTATAACAGCGAACTGCTAGGAAATAACTGGGGTAGATTTGATCCAGAAGTCAATTTAAAAATTCAGTTTTCAACCCCAGAACTCAAAGCCATTCACGAGTTCTATCAAAAATTGCAGGAGATAGGGCATGACTTACCCATACCCCCGGCTCAAGAGCATATTGTCTCCTTAAAATGGAGTGGAGAGCGGGTTATCGCTAACTCTGACCGCGAGTTTTTTCAGTTTAAAGGCAGAGAATATGCCAAGCAGTTACTCCGCTCAGAAGGGTTTCAAGTATTTGAGCGAGTGGGAACAATACTGTGGTATACAGAACAAAGAACTTCAACCAGTTTAACAACGGAAGATGACAACCGTAGTATTGAAATCACAGATGATATTTTGCGAGATCGTCTAGCAAAATGGCGGCAATTTCATCAAGATTTACAAAATGGACGATTTAAAGAATTAAGACCGGGGCAAAAAGACCTATATGCTGAAATTGAGAAGGCATACAAAGCCGTTTTCCCAGAGCGTAGTTTTGATGGGCCTGTGCCACGGGAGGGAATAGACAATATTTTCTGCGAACCTTGGTTTTTTCTCTACGATGGAAAGAATCAGTATGAAATTTCTGAGATGTCGGGAGGTGAGCGTGCTGTATTCCCTATGCTCATGGATTTTGCCAGTTGGAATATTCATAACTCAGTGATCATCATTGATGAATTAGAGTTACATTTACACCCCCCCATGCAGCAAGCCTTACTAAGAGCTTTACCTAAGCTAGGAAAGAACAATCAGTTTATCATTACCACCCATTCCGATTATGTTGAGGAGCTAGTTTCCCAAGCCGCTATTATTCGGTTATAAGAGGTGTAATTGTGACGGTTATTAGTGGGCGAAAGATTATTTTTTGTGAGGGTAAACAAGCGAGTTTAGACTTTGCTTTATTGAATCGAGTTGTTGAAGATATAGCCGGAGATAAACCGACGATTGTTCCAGCAGGTGGTAAGTTTACTGTCTCAACATTTGCTCAAGGGTACTTTTTCCCAGACGAACCCAAGAGTCGGCGATATATTATTTTCCGTGATCGTGATTTTGATGCCTGTCCTACCGAGGATAGACAACTGATTAAAATGGCAAATTCTAGAGGTAAAATATTCGCATTATTGACCTATCCTGCCTGTGTTGAGAACTATTTAATAGATGCCAAGTTAATTGACCAATATTGGACTCTAAAATATGTAGAGAAGCAGGAAAATCCAAGTTCTAAATGGGGGCATGGAGAGTCGCCCGGGGTTCAGGTGATAGAGGATTGGATTGAATTCAGTGCAAGGGAGTTGCAAGGGTATCAATCCGTCAGATGGGCGCTAGGTGATCTATTGCAAATGAGTCAAGCCCGAAGAGAACTTAAAACAACTTGGACAGGGGGTAGTGGCACACTTCCTAAATCTCTAACTGTAAATCATTGTGCTGTTCAAGCTAGCAACTTAGTGAGGGAATTTGGGCAAGCGGTTGAATTTATTAACTCAAAAACCTTTGGTAAGTGCCTTGGTAAATATCTTGCTCTATTCTCTCAAGCAGAATTTTGGCAGAATCAGGATTATTTGATTTGGTTTCACGGTAAGGATATCCAAAAAATGATGCAGAGGCAACAGCCTAATTATCCTCCCTTGAAAAACCAAAAAGGAGGTGGTTTTTTTGAGTGGGCAATTACTCAACTGGATATCACAGTCTATCCTGATCTGATGGAACTACGAGAAAAGATTGAGCAACTTTGAAGCTTAGGATGAGAGACAAGCAGTAGATAGTGCGTCGCACTTCCCCCAATCCCCTCTTTTTTCCCGTTTTCCTCAAATCACTACACAGGTATATAAAAAATTAGCGGAATAATTAAACTCATTCAATCTATTGCTCAATAATTTCAGGAATCAGAGATTGTTCTTCTGTGGTTAACAGCAACTCATGATTATCTAGGAAAAATCTATCCAGATGACTGCACATTTCACTAAAAAACGTCTGATTTTTGGGTTAATCAGCATGAGTGCCATAGTTGGAGTCCTCTTGCTCCTTTGGCACTTCATCCCCAAAGCTCTCACCCAAAACACTCTAACTGAAGCCAAAGAACATCTAGAAGAATGGGTGACAGAAAGCCCCATGCGCCGTCCCAATTCATCCGCCTTAAGGTTACAAGATTTAGGGGCTGAATTAGGAATTAATTTAGACATCCCCTTCCCTGAGACGTATCCCATTCCTCCAGAAAAACGTAACCAGTTTACCGAGATTAATGGAGATTTAGCGCGCTACATCGAAGCCCTAGAACAATCAGCAGATGATCAGATTCCTCCGATTCCTGAAAGCCTGCAAAACTATCTTACTGTTCACCGGGATACTTTAGCAGAAATTCGCGCTCATGTTTTAAGCGGTGAACCGATGGATTGGGGAATGCACTATGATTTAAACTTGGACATTGATTTTGAGCCAAATTATCGAGGTTTCACCGGGCTATTAAATCTGACTCATCTGCTAACATTAGACGCAATGGAGCGCAATTTAGCCGGGGATGCTAGCACTGCCTTAGCTAACCTAGAAACTATCGCACAACTTAA contains the following coding sequences:
- the ileS gene encoding isoleucine--tRNA ligase; this encodes MTDPKSYKDTVNLPKTDFSMRANAVKREPEIQGFWEENKIYETLSQNNPGEIFVLHDGPPYANGSLHMGHALNKILKDIINKYQLLQGRKVRYVPGWDCHGLPIELKVLQAMKAKERQALTPLTLRQKARDFALKAMEEQRTGFKRYGIWGDWENPYLTLKPEYEAAQIAVFGKMALKGYIYRGLKSVHWSPSSKTALAEAELEYPEGHTSRSIYVAFPLVTAGEKVAQELAPFVGELGVAIWTTTPWTIPANLAIAVNPHLTYAVVEVENPQNSPKYLIVAAELVDRLAEKLGKTLTPKVTMKGQALEQCTYKHPLFDRESPIVIGGEYVTTESGTGLVHTAPGHGQEDFIVGQRYGLPVLSPVDEEGNFTEEAGPFAGLNVLNGANEAVIQALGEAKSLLLEEDYVHKYPYDWRTKKPTIFRATEQWFASVEGFRDAALKAIEEVEWIPAQGKNRITPMVSDRSDWCISRQRSWGVPIPVFYEEGTNEPLLTEETINHIQAIIAEKGSNAWWELSVEELLPESYRHNGKTYRKGMDTMDVWFDSGSSWAAVADQRGELKYPVEMYLEGSDQHRGWFQSSLLTSVAVNGHAPYKTVLTHGFALDEKGYKMSKSLGNVVDPNIIINGGKNQKQDPPYGADVLRLWVSSVDYSSDVMIGSTILKQLADSYRKIRNTARFLLGSLDDFDPAQNAVPYEALPELDRYMLHRIYEVFTEVNDAFKTYQFYRFFQTVQNFCVVDLSNFYLDIAKDRLYISAVDAPRRRSCQTVLAIALENLARAIAPVLSHMAEDIWQFLPYPTPYKSVFESGWVNIDPAWQNPELAATWDKLRDLRDGVNKVMEEARREKMIGASLEAKVLLLVADEAFKQQLVGFNEADSLRTNGVDELRYLFLASQVELVDSLEAVENAPYNSQSEGLGIGIVKAEGEKCDRCWNYSTHVGTSSDDPTLCERCVAALGGEF
- a CDS encoding type II toxin-antitoxin system PrlF family antitoxin translates to MTAQPIQRLESKLTARYQTTVPESVRNVLGLKKLDKISYNILSNGQVVISRADSYESETDPVLEKFLKFLARDLENNPQHLTTINSDLVSRVQSLVADVAIDLNASLPEEDD
- a CDS encoding type II toxin-antitoxin system YhaV family toxin — encoded protein: MSDDGPLVINGWNIFAHPLFIEQVEQLLTQVENLRQKDPIGYREKNSTKRLAAIAKLAFDVIPQDPTRNEYRQGSTLGDEYKHWFRAKFFQQYRLFFRYHQDSKILVFVWVNDENSKRAYQSKTDAYRVFHKMLNSGYPPDDWDDLMAEVQEESERLKQIANVELP
- a CDS encoding NAD(P)H-quinone oxidoreductase subunit N gives rise to the protein MDFSSTVASQLNAGVILPEGLVIITLMVVLVGDIILGRNASRSLSYVAIAGLLGSVVALYFQWDNSQTIGFLGGFNSDNLSIVFRGTIVLSTAFTILMSIRYIQQSGTALAEFVSILLTATLGAMFLCGANDLVMIFLSLETLSISSYLLTGYTKRDPRSNEAALKYLLIGAASSAIFLYGVSLLYGLSGGEVRLDAIASQLTDLSSGQSLGVAIALVFAIAGIAFKISAVPFHQWTPDVYEGSPTPVVAFLSVGSKAAGFALAIRLLVTVFGQVTPEWQFIFTALAVLSMILGNVVALAQTSMKRMLAYSSIAQAGFVMIGLVAGSDAGYASMVFYLFIYLFMNLGAFTCVILFSLRTGTDQIAEYSGLYQKDPLLTLALSICLLSLGGIPPLAGFFGKIYLFWVGWQAGLYGLVLLGLVTSVVSIYYYIRVVKMMVVKEPHEMSDTVKNYPPIRWNLPGMRPLQVGLVLSLVATTLAGILSNPLFNLANSSISNSSVFQAATTPVMLSESIIKGQSLPE
- a CDS encoding thioredoxin family protein, encoding MLFPTSEVSFSSEVLDSPQPVIVHFWAPWCKICQRLEPMLLKFQQESPHRVRLASVNADESLKLVNTYRVKILPTVLVFEQGQLIHRVEGFQGLDDTARSLRQAIEQRIATTA
- the glpD gene encoding glycerol-3-phosphate dehydrogenase; the protein is MRHFQTISNETYDLIIIGGGVNGAGVARDAALRGLKTILIEKGDFAGGTSSWSTRLVHGGLRYLEYFEFPLVRESLREREVLLKTAPHLVKPLMLTVPVYEERSRPYWKIWAGMLLYDVFSYDKSVPCHRMLPRGEFKQLFRSLDTEKVKGGAQYYDAQAEYAERLCLENILDAQQAGATVLNYVEVTALVREGDRIQQLECRDVLTGAEFPVLATPQAIVVNTSGPWVDRVCERGKAGDTPSPIGKKRKIGGTKGSHIIVNRFTGAPETALYVEAKTDGRPFFIVPFLGRILIGTTDLLYDGTLDTVKADNNEIDYLLQETNLIIPTANLTRSDVTFTYSGVRPLPYAEGKKPGEFTRKHILHDHSSEGVKNLISLIGGKLTTYRHVGEEMVDLVYQKLGRSVPPCPTLKAPLPGCILPTDSRIQQAVKDYRYRVSVASIHHLFLLYGAKGGEVLALVDEHPALAEQITPHLPDIKAQIVYSVQAEMAETLLDITRRRTTIAMQENYGLGVLPVLVETLREYCGWSEERCDQAIAEYHHYMQKNCIPDYALEVKTEQLSV
- a CDS encoding AAA family ATPase; translation: MKVQSIQLKYFKKFRDKFLDFTDPETGLAQDMILLVGPNSAGKTSILQAIAATLGCATGRLQKRSDLQWAGYNSELLGNNWGRFDPEVNLKIQFSTPELKAIHEFYQKLQEIGHDLPIPPAQEHIVSLKWSGERVIANSDREFFQFKGREYAKQLLRSEGFQVFERVGTILWYTEQRTSTSLTTEDDNRSIEITDDILRDRLAKWRQFHQDLQNGRFKELRPGQKDLYAEIEKAYKAVFPERSFDGPVPREGIDNIFCEPWFFLYDGKNQYEISEMSGGERAVFPMLMDFASWNIHNSVIIIDELELHLHPPMQQALLRALPKLGKNNQFIITTHSDYVEELVSQAAIIRL